The following DNA comes from Cellulomonas soli.
CGCCGCCCGACTGCGACCACGCGGTCCAGGACCGGTCGTACAGCGCGCCGATCGCACGCGCGTCGCGCACGTCCACGCCGCTCGCCGCCAGGTCGCGGCGGAGCCGGTCCATGTGGCCGGTCTCGTCGGGGGTGAGGGGTCTGTCACCGGCGACGTCCCCGGCGCTGTCCCCGGCGCTGTCCTGGGGCCCGGCGGCCCCGCGCGGGGTCCCGTCGGGCACGTCCGTGAGGGTCGTCCGACCGCCGTGCGTCCCTGCTCCCCTCGGGTCCTGCGTCGTGGTGATCGCGTCCTGGTGGCCGTTCCCCGGGCCGGCGTCGACTGCCATAGAGACGGTGTCGGCGCGTCGGGGCGACCGATTGAGCCCTCGGGCACCGAATCATCCGGTTGGCGGTGTGCGCCTACCCTGGATCGACGTCTGCACGCCTCGACCCCCACGGAGCGTCCCATCCGCCGGTCAGACCACAGCCGCCGTCAGCGGCGGGATCCCGCGGCGCAGCAGCCTGCGCCGGGCACCGACCTGCCCGTCGACGCGCAGGTCGACGGACAGCGCGACGGACAGGTCGACCACCGCCTCACCGGGCGTGCGCGGCGTCGACGCGGTGGCACGGCACGCCCCGGGCGCCCGCGGGTGGCGCTCGTCGCGGCGCTGGTCCTCGTGGTCGCCGTCGTCGGCACGGGCGCTGCGTGGGCGTGGCGGGTGCGCACGGATCGCACGGAGCAGCTCGCGTGGGACGAGGCGGTCGTGCGCGTGCAGGACCAGGCCTCGGCCGACGCCGAGGACGACGCCTGGCGGGTGCAGCACGAGGCGACGGCCTCGCGCAGTCGGGCCGCCCAGACCCTGACCGAGGCGCAGCAGGTGCTCACCGACGCGATCGCCCAGGCGACGTCCACCCTCGGCGGCAGCGAGGGGCAGGTCGCGGACGACGCCGTGCGGCAGGCACTCGCGGCCGCGGTGGCCGCGGCGCAGGTCCCGGCGACGTCCGTGGTCGCCGTGCGAGCCCAGGTCGCGGCCGTGCAGACCGCCGAGTCGGCCGTCGTCGACGCCAGGACCGCCTGGCAGGCAGCGCAGGCAGCGCAGGCCATGCAGTCCGGCCAGTCCGTCGCAGCGGCGCCGAGCGGGTCGGCCGCGAGCGCGGCCTCCGGCACGGGCGCGTCCGGCGGTTCGTGCACGACGACCTACACCGGGCCGCCGTTCTACACCTCGGCCCCGACCGACGGCGGCGACGGGTCGAACGGGAGGCTCCCGGCCTCGATGCTGGCCGCGATCTCCTGGGACGTCGACCCGCACGGCACGCCCTACTACCTGCGCACCGCCGCTGCGGCCGCCCTCGAACGGCTCGACGTGGCGTTCGTCGCCGCTTTCGGGCACCACCTCGACCTGGACCTCACCTACCGGGACTACGACACCCAGGTCGCGATGCGCGAGGCCCTCGGCACGGTCGCCGCGGTGCCCGGCACGTCGTCGCACGGCACGGGCCTGGCCCTCGACGTGCCGGAGCTGCCCTGCGAGTACGGGTGGGACACCGCGCAGCGCAGCTGGCTCGTGACGAACGGGCCGTCCTACGGGTGGGTGTCACCGTCGTGGGCACGCCGGGGCGGCTCGAACCCGGAGTACTGGCACTTCGAGTACGTCGGCTGACCGCCCTCAGACCTGACGGGCCCGGCTGGGCTGCACGCGGGGTGGTTCGCCGGGCATCTTCGGGTACTCCGGCGGGTACGGCAGGTCGCCGTGCCCGTGGTCACGCTCGTCCCGGTCGGCCATGGCCAGCAGGGGCTCGAGGGACAGCCTGCCGGGTGCTCCGGCCGTGAGGTCGGCGAACAGGTCGCCGACCTGCGCGAACCGGGCGGGCACTGTCGTCATGTCGAAGTCGTCGGGGTGCACGTCACCGACCTCATCCCAGCGCAGCGGCGTCGAGACGGTGGCGCGGGCGTTGGGACGGATCGAGTAGGCGGAGGCGATGGTGCGGTCGCGGGCCATCTGGTTGTAGTCGACGAAGATCTTGGCGCCGCGCTCCTCCTTCCACCAGGCCGTCGTGACCTCCTCGGGCATGCGCCGTTCGAGCTCGCGACCCAGCGCGATCGTCGCGCGGCGGGCCTCGACGAACGTCCACCGCGGCTCGATGGGGACGAACACGTGCAGCCCGCGTCCGCCGGACGTCTTGGGCACACCCGTCAGCCCGACCTCCGCGAGCAGCTCGCGCAGGCGTGGGGCGACCCGGGCGGCGTCGGTGAAGTCCGTGCCGGGCTGCGGGTCCAGGTCGATGCGCAGCTGGTCGGGGTGCTCGACGTCCGCGCTGGTCACCGGCCACGGGTGGAACGTGATCGTGCCCAGGTTCACCGCCCACGCGACGACTGCGAGCTCGGAGGGTGCGACCTCGTCGGCGGTGCGGCCGGAGGGGAAGGCGATGCGGGCCGTGCGCACCCAGTCGGGGGCGCCGGTCGGCACCCGCTTCTGGAAGAACGCGTCGCCGCGGGAGTCCTGCCGGGTGGCCATCCGTGCGCCCTCGAACACGCCCTTGGGCCAGCGCTCGAGGGTCGTCGGTCGGTCGAGCAGGGCACCGAGCAGCCCGTCGCCGACGGCGATCACGTACTGCGCGACGTCGAGCTTCGTCAGCCCCCGCGCCGGGAAGACGACCCTGTCCGGCGAGGAGAGGCGCACGGTGCGTCCGCGCACCTCGAGCTCCACGGCCGGTGCGGTCGACGGGGACATGGTCCTCACCGTAGGCGCGGGCCCTGCCGGCGCAACAGGGAGCCGGGCGTGAGCGGGGCCGCTCGGCCGGACGGTCTCAGGCGCCGAGCAGGCCCCTCTGGTGCGCGACCGTCACGGCCTCCGTGCGACCCGACACCCCGAGCTTGGCGATCAGGTTCGACACGTGCACCGAGACGGTCTTCCCGGAGATGTACAGCGCCTCGCCGATCTGCCGGTTGGACAGACCCTGCGCGACGAGCGAGAGCACCTCGGACTCACGGGCGGTCAGCAGGTCGGGTCCGTCGACCCGCACCCCGGGCAGGTCCAGGCGCCCGCGACGGGCCAGGTCGCGCACCGCGGCGGCCAGCGGTGCGGCACCCATCGCGTCCGCCTCGGCCAGTGCGCGCCCCGCCTGCTCCCGGGCCGCCGCGCGCTCGCCCTCCTCGAGCAGGGCCTCGGCCCACCGCCACCGGGTGCGGGCCTCCTCGTAGCGGTAGCCGTAGGCGAACGCGTCGGTCGCGGCGGCCCACAGGGCGACCGCGGGCCGACCGAGTGCCCGCGCGTGCTCGGCGTGCGCCCGGGCGAGCCAGGCGCGCCCTTCGGGACCGAGCGGCCCGCCGCGCGGTCGTCCCCGTTCAGCGGTGGTCACGGCACGCTCGAGCAGGGTGTCGGCCTGGGCCTCGCGTCCGTGGACGTCCTTGCCGAGGAGTCTCTCGGCCGCCGCGGCGTCGGCCAGGGCCCCGAGCGCCAACGCGGCCAGCCAGATGCCGCCGAGGAAGTAGTCGCTCCACCGCTGGTCGAGGTGGCCGATGACCGCCAGCGCCAGCTCGACGGCCTCGTCGTCACGCCCGCGCCAGGTCAGCGCGTCGATGGTCGTCCCGCCGCCGATGAGGGCGATCGAGCCGTCGCGCTGCCACATCGGCTCCAGTGCGCGCCCCCGCTCGACCGTGTCCGTGTCACCGCGCGCGACCGCCGCGTACAGGTCGATCGCGCGCGCCCCCGCGGTCAGCAGGTCGAGCGCGGCCCCCGGCGCGGAGGTCCGTCCGGTGGCGCCCCGTGTGCCGTCGACCGGGTCGACCGGGTCGACCCGAGGGAGGACGGGCCGGTCGGGGTCGGGCGTGAGGTCGCCGAGCATGTACCGGGCGATCGTCGCGAGGTCGCGCAGCGAGACCGCGTAGGGGTCCCCGGACATGCCGGTCTCGACGGCCCGGGCCAGGCCCGCAGCGGTGAGCCGGACCGCCGCGTCGAGGTCGCCGGCGTAGAAGCGGTTGGACGCCAGGTTGTAGCGGGTGCGCAGCTCGGTCTCCAGGTCGCACGCGTCCCGGGCGCGGCCCAGGGCCTCGTCGAGCAGGGCTGCCGCCCGGGGCGCGTCGTCGACGACCAGCACCGCGAGCGTGGTCAGCGCGTCGGACTCGGCGTCCGCGGCACCGACGGACCTGGCCAGCTCGACGGCCTCGGTGGCGCTCGTCGTCGCCTCGCCGTCACGGTCGTGCGTGAGCGCGGCCCGCGCATAGGTGGCCAGCGCCCACGCGCGCTCGCGCACGCGCTCCGGCGGCAGGTCGTCGCGTGCCCGCGACGCCTCGGCCATCGCGTCCTCGGGTCGCTCGTCGAGGAGCAGGTAGCGGGCCAGGGCCGTCCGGCGCACGGCCCGCGCGACCGGGTCGGTGGACTCCTCGACCGCGGTCCGGGCGTGCTTGCCCGCCCGTTCCGAGGCACCTGCGCGGCTCGCGGCGGTGGCGGCGTCGACGAGCACGTCGACGTGCGAGCACCCGGTGAGCGCCGCTGCGTCGGGCACGGCATCCCACAGGCGCAGCGCCGTCTCGAGATGGTGCAGCGCCTCGGCGGGGGCCAGCACAGCGAACGCGGTGCGGGCGGCCTCGAGCGAGGCGGTCAGCGCGATCGGCAGGTCGGGTGCGCGCAGCGCGTGCAGGGCGAGCACGGAGGCCGGGCCGAGGCCGGGGTCGGCGAGCAGCGCGCGCAGGTACGCCCGGTGCAGCGAGGACACCTCACCGGGCAGCAGGTCGGCGGCGACCGCCTCGGCCAGCAGTGCGTGCCGGAACGCGATGTGCTCGTCCTCGCCCACCAGCACGTGCCGTGTGACGGCCTCGCGCAGCGCGTCGTCGACGACGCCCGGGGCGTTCAGGACGGGGTCGCCGCTCGCGACGACGGCGGCCCGCAGGAGCGGCTCGGTCACCCGGCGACCGGCGACCGAGGCGACCCGGGCGAGCTGCTGCACGGCGGGGTCGAGCTGCTCGAGGCGGGTCCGCAGCACGTCGGCGAGCGTCCACGGCAGGCCGTCGGTGTCGGCACCGGACTCGAGCAGCTCCTCGGCGTAGTAGGCGTTGCCCTCCGAACGCTCGATGACCCGGCGCACGACCGGCTCGGGCAGCTGCCTGCCGGCGACCGCGGTGGCGAACGCGCGGACCTCGTCGTCGGTGAACGGCGGCAGGTCGATGCGCTGCACGCGGGGGTGCCGGGACAGCTCGGCGACGACGGGCCGCCACGGGTGCCGGCGGTGCAGGTCGTCCGTGCGGTAGCTGGCCACGACGAGCACGTGCTCGGCGCGCAGCCGTGCGGTGACGAACCGCAGCAGGTCCCGGCTGGACGGGTCCGCCCAGTGCAGGTCCTCCAGCACGAGCACGAGCGGTGCGCCGGGGTGCCCGACCGCGGCGAGCAGCTCGACGACGCCGTCGAACAGCTGCATCCGGCTGCTCTGCTCGTCGGGCCCGGGGTACGCCGGGTCGTCGTCGCGGGAGCCGCCGACCTGCCCGGGGAGCAGGCGGGCGAGCGCGGGACGGGAGGCCACGACCGCGTCGACCGCGGTCGGGTCGAGCTCGCGCAGCCGGGCCAGGGCCTCGACGAACGGCAGGTACGGCAGGCCGACGTCACCGAGGTCGACGCAGTGCGCGGTCACCACGAGGGCGCCGCCCGCCTGCGCGAGCGCGGCCACGTGCCGCAGCAGGCGCGTCTTGCCGACCCCGGCGTCGGCGCCCAGCAGCACGACGGCCGGCTCGCCGGAACCGGCGCGCACCCACGCGCCGCGCAGCTGCTCGACCTGTGCGGCGCGCGCGACGAACGGGGTGCTCATCGGGCCACGTGCCATGCCTCCGATCCTCGCAGCAGCCACCCACGCAGCGCTGCCCTCCGTGCCCCGACCTCTCGCACCGGACGCCCGGCGCTCGCCCGGCGGGCGAGTCGCTCGGGGTTGACCGGACCGGTCGTGCGCGGTGCGGAGGCGCCGCGGAGCAGCTCCACGACGCGCTCGTGCCGGTAGGCGACCTCCGCGTCGAGCGCGGGTCCCCAGGTCATGGTCATGGCGTCCTCCTCCTGCTGCACGGGTGTCCTCTGCCGTCCTCTGCGGACAGACCTCACAGTCGTCGTGAGGCGACCGTGCTCGGATCCGTCGGTCGACCCGTCCTGCGGTCCCCGCTGCGGGTCGGTCGACCTGAGGTGGTCTCTGAGGTACCTCAGGGGCCACAGGGAGAGGACCCCGCCGAGGTGGCCGCGATACGGACGGGCCGGGGTGAACCGTGGTGGTCCGTGCGCAGGTGAGCGGGGGTGCGACGAGCATCACCCCATGCGTATGAGCCGTCCGGCCAGCGGATCACAGGACTGTCGTGCACCCTGGTCTGGTGGGTGAGGTACGGGACCTGAGGAGCGCCGCGAGCGCCCGGCGGGCACTGCTCGTCGAGGACGCCCTGGTGCTGCGCCCGGAGCGCTCCGCACCGCGGGCCGCCCGGCACTGGGTCATGCAGGTCGTGGCCGGGGCCGGTGTCGGCGGTGCGGTGAACCAGGTCGTCGAGCTCCTCGCGGGCGAGGTCGTGGCGAACGCCGTCGTGCACGGCCCCGAGTCGGGGCAGGTGCGGGTCGAGGTCGCCGTGGAGCCCGACAGGATCCGGGTCGCGGTCAGCGACGACGGCGGCGGCATACCGGTGGCGGGTCACCCGGAGCCGTCGGCGCCGAGCGGGCGCGGGCTGGCGCTGGTCGAGGCGCTCGCGGAGACGTGGGGCACGGTCCCTCGCGAGGGCGGCGGCAAGACCGTGTGGTTCGAGGTCCACCCCGAGGGCTGATGCTCCCCGAGGGCTGACGGGCCTGCCGCGACGCGCACGACGCCGAGCACCGCTGTCATGCACTGCTGCGACGCACAGCGTAGGTTCAGTGGCGCGTCCTCTCGACCCGCGGCGACCGCTCCTGAGACGGTTGCCTACCGGGTCGTCGGGGCACGTGACCGTGTGCACGCCTGGCGTGCACGGCCGCTGGACGAGGAGAGACACCGATGACCGAGCGCAGGGGCGACCAGGCCCTGGCAGGCGACGGACCGCAGGAGGCGCCCACGGGGACGGGGGCCGTCGCCGCCGTGACCCTGGCGTCGACCGCTG
Coding sequences within:
- a CDS encoding M15 family metallopeptidase produces the protein MALVAALVLVVAVVGTGAAWAWRVRTDRTEQLAWDEAVVRVQDQASADAEDDAWRVQHEATASRSRAAQTLTEAQQVLTDAIAQATSTLGGSEGQVADDAVRQALAAAVAAAQVPATSVVAVRAQVAAVQTAESAVVDARTAWQAAQAAQAMQSGQSVAAAPSGSAASAASGTGASGGSCTTTYTGPPFYTSAPTDGGDGSNGRLPASMLAAISWDVDPHGTPYYLRTAAAAALERLDVAFVAAFGHHLDLDLTYRDYDTQVAMREALGTVAAVPGTSSHGTGLALDVPELPCEYGWDTAQRSWLVTNGPSYGWVSPSWARRGGSNPEYWHFEYVG
- the ligD gene encoding non-homologous end-joining DNA ligase, which encodes MSPSTAPAVELEVRGRTVRLSSPDRVVFPARGLTKLDVAQYVIAVGDGLLGALLDRPTTLERWPKGVFEGARMATRQDSRGDAFFQKRVPTGAPDWVRTARIAFPSGRTADEVAPSELAVVAWAVNLGTITFHPWPVTSADVEHPDQLRIDLDPQPGTDFTDAARVAPRLRELLAEVGLTGVPKTSGGRGLHVFVPIEPRWTFVEARRATIALGRELERRMPEEVTTAWWKEERGAKIFVDYNQMARDRTIASAYSIRPNARATVSTPLRWDEVGDVHPDDFDMTTVPARFAQVGDLFADLTAGAPGRLSLEPLLAMADRDERDHGHGDLPYPPEYPKMPGEPPRVQPSRARQV
- a CDS encoding helix-turn-helix transcriptional regulator: MARGPMSTPFVARAAQVEQLRGAWVRAGSGEPAVVLLGADAGVGKTRLLRHVAALAQAGGALVVTAHCVDLGDVGLPYLPFVEALARLRELDPTAVDAVVASRPALARLLPGQVGGSRDDDPAYPGPDEQSSRMQLFDGVVELLAAVGHPGAPLVLVLEDLHWADPSSRDLLRFVTARLRAEHVLVVASYRTDDLHRRHPWRPVVAELSRHPRVQRIDLPPFTDDEVRAFATAVAGRQLPEPVVRRVIERSEGNAYYAEELLESGADTDGLPWTLADVLRTRLEQLDPAVQQLARVASVAGRRVTEPLLRAAVVASGDPVLNAPGVVDDALREAVTRHVLVGEDEHIAFRHALLAEAVAADLLPGEVSSLHRAYLRALLADPGLGPASVLALHALRAPDLPIALTASLEAARTAFAVLAPAEALHHLETALRLWDAVPDAAALTGCSHVDVLVDAATAASRAGASERAGKHARTAVEESTDPVARAVRRTALARYLLLDERPEDAMAEASRARDDLPPERVRERAWALATYARAALTHDRDGEATTSATEAVELARSVGAADAESDALTTLAVLVVDDAPRAAALLDEALGRARDACDLETELRTRYNLASNRFYAGDLDAAVRLTAAGLARAVETGMSGDPYAVSLRDLATIARYMLGDLTPDPDRPVLPRVDPVDPVDGTRGATGRTSAPGAALDLLTAGARAIDLYAAVARGDTDTVERGRALEPMWQRDGSIALIGGGTTIDALTWRGRDDEAVELALAVIGHLDQRWSDYFLGGIWLAALALGALADAAAAERLLGKDVHGREAQADTLLERAVTTAERGRPRGGPLGPEGRAWLARAHAEHARALGRPAVALWAAATDAFAYGYRYEEARTRWRWAEALLEEGERAAAREQAGRALAEADAMGAAPLAAAVRDLARRGRLDLPGVRVDGPDLLTARESEVLSLVAQGLSNRQIGEALYISGKTVSVHVSNLIAKLGVSGRTEAVTVAHQRGLLGA
- a CDS encoding ATP-binding protein, which produces MGEVRDLRSAASARRALLVEDALVLRPERSAPRAARHWVMQVVAGAGVGGAVNQVVELLAGEVVANAVVHGPESGQVRVEVAVEPDRIRVAVSDDGGGIPVAGHPEPSAPSGRGLALVEALAETWGTVPREGGGKTVWFEVHPEG